The following coding sequences are from one Lipingzhangella halophila window:
- a CDS encoding VOC family protein, which translates to MTRAAAVPRMGSPIWAELLSPDIEAATGFYRGLFGWTAEVLGVELGSYRIFRKHRCQVAGAMPATEAIRGHPPAWTTYFAVRDVDTFAASVREAGGSVIAGPRDIMDLGRMAVLADPSGAKFCVWRPGTMRGAEVFNEPGTLCWNELITRDPEGARRFYTRVFGWDAKDNPLDHEGSYTEWYADTSRVGGLVPMRGDQWPPDIPSHWMVYFAVRDCEAAVDKAAELGGGVEVEPFDVRPGRVAVVSDPGGAHFSVIALNEGGELAG; encoded by the coding sequence ATGACCAGGGCGGCCGCGGTGCCGAGGATGGGCTCACCCATCTGGGCCGAGTTGCTCTCCCCCGACATCGAGGCGGCGACCGGCTTCTACCGCGGCCTGTTCGGCTGGACCGCCGAGGTCCTGGGCGTCGAGCTCGGTAGCTACCGCATCTTCCGCAAGCACCGGTGCCAGGTCGCCGGCGCCATGCCGGCCACCGAGGCCATCAGAGGCCATCCGCCGGCGTGGACGACCTACTTCGCGGTCCGCGACGTGGACACGTTCGCCGCCAGCGTGCGGGAGGCCGGCGGGTCGGTCATCGCTGGACCGAGGGACATCATGGACCTCGGCCGCATGGCCGTGCTCGCTGACCCGAGCGGAGCGAAGTTCTGCGTCTGGCGTCCGGGCACCATGCGGGGGGCGGAGGTGTTCAACGAGCCGGGGACGCTGTGCTGGAACGAGCTGATCACTCGCGATCCCGAGGGCGCCCGGCGCTTCTACACCAGGGTCTTCGGCTGGGATGCCAAGGACAACCCGCTCGACCACGAGGGCAGCTATACCGAGTGGTACGCCGACACCAGCAGGGTCGGCGGCCTCGTCCCCATGCGCGGGGACCAGTGGCCGCCCGACATCCCATCGCACTGGATGGTGTACTTCGCCGTGCGGGACTGCGAGGCGGCGGTGGACAAGGCCGCTGAGCTCGGTGGCGGGGTGGAGGTCGAACCGTTCGACGTCCGCCCCGGCCGTGTCGCGGTGGTCAGCGACCCGGGCGGGGCGCACTTCTCGGTCATCGCGTTGAACGAGGGTGGCGAGCTGGCGGGCTGA